The following coding sequences lie in one Bacteroides helcogenes P 36-108 genomic window:
- a CDS encoding DUF4435 domain-containing protein, with product MATSLKNNLTSAYLDAARKLSPKKARRRIVAYVESYDDVAFWRTLLSEFENDERYFQVMLPSSTSLAKGKKMVLMNTLNTAELGRSLIACVDSDYDFLLQGATNVSRKLNHNPYIFQTYGYAIENFHCFADSLRDVCVQATLNDRFILDFPAFLRRYSQIAYPLFLWNIWFYRRRDTHTFPMYDFNACVRLRDVNIRCPYRSLDEMQQEVSAKLSEMQARFPQHADDIDRLGKELEKLGLTPDTAYLYMQGHHIMDCVVLKILTPVCTVLRREREQEIKRLAEHSAQFRNELTGYENSQANVSLMLKKNSGYKNLYLYQWLKEDVRKFLEREKL from the coding sequence ATGGCAACTTCTCTAAAAAATAATCTTACTTCGGCCTATCTGGATGCTGCACGTAAGCTTTCACCAAAAAAGGCTCGCAGACGTATTGTGGCGTATGTGGAGAGTTATGACGATGTGGCTTTTTGGCGCACGTTGCTGTCCGAGTTCGAAAATGACGAACGTTATTTCCAAGTAATGCTTCCTTCGTCCACCTCGTTGGCAAAAGGCAAAAAGATGGTGTTGATGAATACGTTGAATACTGCCGAGCTGGGGCGCAGCCTGATTGCCTGTGTGGACAGTGATTATGACTTCTTGTTGCAGGGAGCCACTAATGTATCACGGAAGCTGAACCATAATCCTTATATCTTCCAAACCTATGGATATGCCATCGAGAATTTTCATTGTTTCGCTGACAGCTTGCGTGATGTTTGTGTGCAAGCTACGTTGAACGACAGATTCATACTGGATTTTCCGGCTTTTCTGAGGCGCTATTCGCAGATAGCCTATCCCTTGTTTTTGTGGAACATCTGGTTTTACCGCCGGCGTGACACGCATACTTTTCCCATGTACGATTTCAATGCTTGCGTGCGTTTGCGTGATGTAAATATTCGCTGCCCCTATCGTAGCCTGGATGAAATGCAGCAGGAGGTGTCTGCAAAGCTGTCGGAGATGCAGGCACGTTTCCCGCAGCATGCGGACGATATAGACCGTTTGGGCAAGGAACTGGAAAAGCTGGGGCTGACTCCCGATACGGCCTATCTCTATATGCAGGGGCATCATATCATGGACTGTGTCGTACTGAAAATCCTGACACCGGTATGCACCGTGCTGCGCCGTGAGAGGGAACAGGAGATCAAGCGGTTGGCAGAGCATAGCGCACAGTTCCGCAACGAGCTTACCGGCTATGAAAACAGCCAGGCCAACGTGTCGCTGATGCTCAAGAAAAACAGCGGCTATAAGAACCTTTATCTCTATCAGTGGCTGAAGGAGGATGTAAGGAAGTTCCTTGAACGGGAAAAACTCTGA
- a CDS encoding mechanosensitive ion channel family protein — translation MDILKNIDELLISWGVTPSRADVLDQFIAFALVLVMAFAADAICRNILLRAVAHLVKKTKATWDDILFDHKVMVHLSRLVAPVIIYIFVPVAFAETNSSTLGFIQRVCLIYIIVAFLSFVNSFLKAVYVVYSEKEHLRDRPLKGMLQTVQVILWFVGAIVVVGILIDKSPLSLLAGLGASAAILMLVFKDSIMGFVSGVQLSANDMLKVGDWIAMPKYGADGTVIEVTLNTVKVRNWDNTITTIPPYLLVSDSFQNWRGMQESGGRRVKRSINIDMSSVKFCTPQMLEKYRKIRLLKDYVEQTERVVRAYNEEHDIDNSILVNGRRQTNLGVFRAYLTAYLKSLPAINQNLTCMVRQLQPTDHGIPIELYFFCAIKEWVPYEGVQADVFDHVLAIIPEFDLQVFQSPSGRDFRRVLAD, via the coding sequence ATGGATATATTGAAGAACATAGATGAACTTTTGATTTCCTGGGGTGTAACTCCTTCCAGGGCAGATGTGCTCGATCAGTTTATAGCTTTTGCCTTAGTGCTTGTCATGGCTTTTGCGGCGGATGCCATCTGCCGCAATATCTTGTTGAGGGCAGTGGCCCATCTGGTGAAAAAGACCAAAGCCACGTGGGACGATATACTCTTTGACCATAAGGTGATGGTGCATCTCAGCCGTCTGGTGGCGCCGGTCATCATCTATATTTTCGTTCCAGTGGCTTTTGCCGAAACCAATTCATCCACATTGGGCTTTATTCAGCGCGTCTGCCTCATTTATATTATCGTAGCTTTTCTTAGCTTCGTCAACTCTTTTTTGAAAGCTGTCTATGTGGTGTACAGTGAGAAGGAGCATCTGCGTGACCGTCCTCTGAAGGGTATGCTGCAAACTGTGCAGGTGATACTTTGGTTTGTGGGAGCCATCGTTGTGGTGGGCATTCTCATCGACAAGTCTCCATTGTCGTTGCTGGCAGGTTTGGGCGCTTCTGCCGCCATTCTGATGCTGGTTTTCAAGGATAGCATCATGGGCTTTGTCTCCGGTGTGCAACTTTCTGCCAACGATATGCTGAAGGTGGGCGACTGGATAGCGATGCCCAAGTACGGGGCAGACGGCACGGTGATCGAAGTAACGCTTAATACGGTGAAAGTGCGCAATTGGGACAATACCATCACTACCATTCCTCCTTACCTGCTCGTCAGTGATTCTTTCCAGAACTGGCGCGGAATGCAGGAGAGTGGAGGCCGCCGGGTGAAGCGCAGCATCAATATCGATATGAGCAGCGTGAAGTTCTGCACACCCCAAATGCTGGAGAAGTACCGTAAGATACGTCTTCTGAAAGATTATGTGGAGCAGACCGAACGGGTGGTGAGGGCATATAACGAAGAACATGACATTGATAATTCCATTCTTGTGAACGGACGCCGTCAAACTAATCTGGGAGTATTCCGCGCCTACCTCACAGCTTACCTCAAAAGTCTTCCCGCCATCAACCAGAATCTGACGTGCATGGTGCGTCAGCTCCAGCCTACCGACCACGGCATTCCGATAGAACTTTATTTTTTCTGTGCCATCAAGGAGTGGGTTCCTTACGAGGGTGTGCAGGCCGATGTCTTTGACCACGTGCTCGCCATCATTCCTGAGTTCGACTTGCAGGTGTTCCAGTCACCTTCGGGCAGGGATTTCAGGCGCGTGCTTGCCGACTGA